Proteins from one Malaya genurostris strain Urasoe2022 chromosome 2, Malgen_1.1, whole genome shotgun sequence genomic window:
- the LOC131428165 gene encoding WD repeat domain phosphoinositide-interacting protein 2-like isoform X1: MSDTNQKCFGKTGGFSINFNQDYTSLSVVSKQGYRLFSLSSVDRVDEIFCSHDEDTRIAERLFSSSLVAVVTASEPHKLKVCHFKKGTEICNYSYPTDILSVKLNRSRLIVCLVDSIYIHNIRDMRLLHSINNMSNNPAGLCTLSLSSHLAYPISTAAGELQIFDAGNLTSRLKIKAHDSTLSAMNFSFNGTLLATASEKGTVIRVFCVKNGQKVHEFRRGLKRHVSIGSLNFSICASYVVASSNTETVHIFRIDPKSIEQAERRNCIDNGATSNNNDGASDGDADGDKSDDSANAGWGMSFLTKAVTAYFPTNVVTDVFSQDRAYATVQLAEAGLRYECVIAKVEKETRLLLASEDGFLYIYDFDDSKGGECKLIRAHDLRLPLHGITEVDIGGNENDTSVLNVKMTASMLPAPGTYAGVLKGRPGDKMSADSDRCRDLREAVEYPIKNTIPLFDEIQFPPVTPITVE; encoded by the exons ATCTCTTTCGGTTGTATCCAAGCAGGGATACCGGCTGTTTTCGCTTTCATCCGTTGATCGTGTCGACGAAATATTTTGTAGCCATGACGAGGATACAAGAATTGCGGAGAGGTTGTTCAGCAGCAGCTTGGTCGCGGTCGTTACCGCAAGTGAGCCGCACAAACTTAAG GTGTGTCACTTTAAGAAAGGGACGGAAATTTGCAACTACAGCTACCCTACGGACATCCTGTCGGTGAAATTGAACCGATCGAGGCTGATCGTATGCCTAGTGGACAGTATTTATATTCATAATATCCGTGATATGAGACTGCTACATTCCATCAACAACATGTCGAATAATCCGGCCGGTTTGTGTACGCTATCGCTATCATCGCACCTGGCGTATCCGATCTCAACGGCGGCCGGGGAGCTGCAGATTTTCGACGCCGGGAATCTGACCTCACGTCTGAAGATCAAAGCCCACGATTCGACACTATCGGCGATGAACTTTTCCTTCAACGGGACGCTGCTGGCGACGGCCTCGGAAAAGGGTACCGTGATTCGCGTGTTCTGCGTGAAGAATGGCCAAAAAGTTCACGAGTTTCGGCGGGGTCTGAAGCGCCATGTTAGCATTGGTTCATTGAACTTTAGCATCTGTGCTAGCTACGTTGTTGCCAGCTCCAACACGGAAACCGTGCATATATTTAGAATCGATCCGAAATCGATTGAGCAGGCGGAACGTCGCAACTGCATCGACAACGGTGCCACGAGCAATAATAATGATGGTGCGTCCGACGGGGATGCCGACGGTGATAAGTCGGATGACTCCGCAAACGCTGGCTGGGGAATGAGCTTTCTCACCAAGGCCGTCACAGCGTACTTCCCGACCAATGTGGTCACGGATGTGTTCTCGCAGGATCGAGCGTACGCTACGGTTCAACTGGCCGAGGCCGGACTGCGTTACGAGTGTGTTATCGCCAAGGTGGAGAAGGAGACACGTCTCCTGTTGGCGAGCGAAGACGGATTCCTCTACATATACGATTTCGACGACTCGAAGGGTGGCGAGTGTAAGCTTATCCGAGCGCACGATCTGCGCTTGCCGTTGCATGGAATCACCG AAGTTGACATCGGTGGCAACGAGAATGATACCTCGGTGCTGAACGTGAAGATGACCGCATCGATGCTGCCGGCACCGGGCACGTACGCCGGGGTCCTCAAGGGACGCCCCGGAGACAAGATGTCGG CAGACTCGGACCGCTGCCGCGATCTGCGTGAGGCCGTTGAGTACCCGATCAAAAACACCATCCCACTTTTCGACGAGATCCAGTTCCCTCCCGTAACACCGATCACCGTCGAATGA
- the LOC131428165 gene encoding WD repeat domain phosphoinositide-interacting protein 2-like isoform X2 — MSDTNQKCFGKTGGFSINFNQDYTSLSVVSKQGYRLFSLSSVDRVDEIFCSHDEDTRIAERLFSSSLVAVVTASEPHKLKVCHFKKGTEICNYSYPTDILSVKLNRSRLIVCLVDSIYIHNIRDMRLLHSINNMSNNPAGLCTLSLSSHLAYPISTAAGELQIFDAGNLTSRLKIKAHDSTLSAMNFSFNGTLLATASEKGTVIRVFCVKNGQKVHEFRRGLKRHVSIGSLNFSICASYVVASSNTETVHIFRIDPKSIEQAERRNCIDNGATSNNNDGASDGDADGDKSDDSANAGWGMSFLTKAVTAYFPTNVVTDVFSQDRAYATVQLAEAGLRYECVIAKVEKETRLLLASEDGFLYIYDFDDSKGGECKLIRAHDLRLPLHGITEVDIGGNENDTSVLNVKMTASMLPAPGTYAGVLKGRPGDKMSDSDRCRDLREAVEYPIKNTIPLFDEIQFPPVTPITVE; from the exons ATCTCTTTCGGTTGTATCCAAGCAGGGATACCGGCTGTTTTCGCTTTCATCCGTTGATCGTGTCGACGAAATATTTTGTAGCCATGACGAGGATACAAGAATTGCGGAGAGGTTGTTCAGCAGCAGCTTGGTCGCGGTCGTTACCGCAAGTGAGCCGCACAAACTTAAG GTGTGTCACTTTAAGAAAGGGACGGAAATTTGCAACTACAGCTACCCTACGGACATCCTGTCGGTGAAATTGAACCGATCGAGGCTGATCGTATGCCTAGTGGACAGTATTTATATTCATAATATCCGTGATATGAGACTGCTACATTCCATCAACAACATGTCGAATAATCCGGCCGGTTTGTGTACGCTATCGCTATCATCGCACCTGGCGTATCCGATCTCAACGGCGGCCGGGGAGCTGCAGATTTTCGACGCCGGGAATCTGACCTCACGTCTGAAGATCAAAGCCCACGATTCGACACTATCGGCGATGAACTTTTCCTTCAACGGGACGCTGCTGGCGACGGCCTCGGAAAAGGGTACCGTGATTCGCGTGTTCTGCGTGAAGAATGGCCAAAAAGTTCACGAGTTTCGGCGGGGTCTGAAGCGCCATGTTAGCATTGGTTCATTGAACTTTAGCATCTGTGCTAGCTACGTTGTTGCCAGCTCCAACACGGAAACCGTGCATATATTTAGAATCGATCCGAAATCGATTGAGCAGGCGGAACGTCGCAACTGCATCGACAACGGTGCCACGAGCAATAATAATGATGGTGCGTCCGACGGGGATGCCGACGGTGATAAGTCGGATGACTCCGCAAACGCTGGCTGGGGAATGAGCTTTCTCACCAAGGCCGTCACAGCGTACTTCCCGACCAATGTGGTCACGGATGTGTTCTCGCAGGATCGAGCGTACGCTACGGTTCAACTGGCCGAGGCCGGACTGCGTTACGAGTGTGTTATCGCCAAGGTGGAGAAGGAGACACGTCTCCTGTTGGCGAGCGAAGACGGATTCCTCTACATATACGATTTCGACGACTCGAAGGGTGGCGAGTGTAAGCTTATCCGAGCGCACGATCTGCGCTTGCCGTTGCATGGAATCACCG AAGTTGACATCGGTGGCAACGAGAATGATACCTCGGTGCTGAACGTGAAGATGACCGCATCGATGCTGCCGGCACCGGGCACGTACGCCGGGGTCCTCAAGGGACGCCCCGGAGACAAGATGTCGG ACTCGGACCGCTGCCGCGATCTGCGTGAGGCCGTTGAGTACCCGATCAAAAACACCATCCCACTTTTCGACGAGATCCAGTTCCCTCCCGTAACACCGATCACCGTCGAATGA